Proteins encoded by one window of Mycoplasma capricolum subsp. capricolum ATCC 27343:
- a CDS encoding ABC transporter ATP-binding protein, whose translation MKVEIKNAQGYSKKFKTPLVYNNMPIPLDLFEIKDKTNKSYLQSFINYWKNKLVIIKNLFNKSEEQQNVDVFKNVQQEEVFGKLVNVAAHIDDVYLSFKNPANPREKNVVLRAPSLKIYEGKVHALIGESGSGKSVITSLLYGLSGSNSVIESGSVKLYGLEVHNFNELEWEKSKLRGRIISAVFQNPMSILDPTMKIGNQIIEGMLVSKIVQTKKQAYEQALNYLKLTKINNPEQIMKKYPHELSGGMIQRVAIACIISLKPKILVMDEPTTALDPTVQALVLDVIRELQEQFKIAIAFITHDLGVVASIADFINIMYAGQIVESGTKEEILLNPQHPYTWGLITSMPDYNKGEKLQVIRGSVPANLNKIEGDAFAIRNDYALDIDFFEEPPIYQISPTHFVKSNLLSSQAPKYSPPKIILNLWKKYDKTLNAIYGDDIFVDDKVYNNYKIKSDQQNSKVALKLKENKELLEKQEQERL comes from the coding sequence ATGAAAGTAGAAATTAAAAACGCTCAAGGATATAGTAAAAAGTTTAAAACACCACTTGTTTATAACAATATGCCAATTCCATTAGATTTATTTGAGATTAAAGATAAAACTAATAAATCTTATTTACAATCATTTATAAATTATTGAAAAAATAAATTAGTTATTATTAAAAATCTTTTTAATAAAAGTGAGGAACAACAAAATGTAGATGTTTTTAAAAATGTTCAACAAGAAGAAGTTTTTGGAAAACTAGTTAATGTTGCTGCTCATATTGATGATGTTTATTTGTCTTTTAAAAATCCAGCTAATCCTAGAGAAAAAAATGTAGTTTTACGTGCACCTAGTTTAAAAATTTATGAAGGAAAAGTTCATGCACTAATTGGTGAATCTGGATCTGGTAAATCAGTAATTACTTCTTTATTGTATGGATTAAGTGGCTCAAATTCAGTGATTGAATCTGGAAGTGTTAAATTGTATGGATTAGAAGTTCATAATTTTAACGAACTTGAATGAGAAAAATCAAAATTACGTGGAAGAATTATTTCAGCTGTGTTTCAAAATCCTATGTCTATATTAGATCCAACTATGAAAATTGGAAATCAAATTATAGAAGGTATGCTAGTAAGTAAAATTGTTCAAACAAAAAAACAAGCTTATGAACAAGCTTTAAATTATTTAAAACTAACTAAAATTAACAATCCTGAACAAATTATGAAAAAATATCCTCATGAATTATCTGGAGGAATGATTCAACGTGTTGCTATTGCTTGTATTATTTCATTAAAACCAAAAATTTTAGTAATGGATGAACCAACAACAGCTTTAGATCCAACTGTGCAAGCTTTAGTTTTAGATGTTATTAGAGAATTGCAAGAACAATTTAAAATAGCTATTGCTTTTATTACTCATGATTTAGGAGTAGTTGCTTCAATTGCTGATTTCATTAATATTATGTATGCTGGTCAAATTGTTGAATCTGGAACTAAAGAAGAAATTTTATTAAACCCACAACATCCTTATACTTGAGGATTGATAACTTCAATGCCAGATTATAACAAAGGAGAAAAATTACAAGTTATTCGTGGTTCAGTTCCAGCTAATTTAAATAAAATTGAAGGTGATGCTTTTGCTATTAGAAACGATTATGCATTAGATATTGACTTTTTTGAAGAACCTCCAATTTATCAAATATCGCCAACTCATTTTGTAAAAAGTAATTTATTAAGTTCGCAAGCTCCTAAATATAGTCCACCAAAAATTATTTTGAATTTATGAAAAAAATACGACAAAACACTTAATGCTATTTATGGAGATGACATTTTTGTAGATGATAAAGTTTATAACAACTATAAAATTAAATCTGACCAACAAAATAGCAAAGTTGCACTAAAACTAAAAGAAAATAAAGAGTTATTAGAAAAACAAGAACAAGAAAGGTTATAA